The Desulfuromonas thiophila genome contains the following window.
CGATTTCGGCACCGAGGCCGAGCTGGTTGCCGTCGGAAAAACGCGATGAAGCGTTGACCATGATGACACTGGAGTTAACGGCGCGGACAAAGTGCTGGGCGTTGGCGTAGTCGTTGGTGACGATGACCTCGGTGTGCAGCGAGCCATGCCGTCGGATGTGGTTGATGGCCTCGTTGATGTTTTCCACCACCCTCAGTGACAGGACCAGATCCAGGTATTCGGTGTCCCAGTCGGCATCACTGGCCGGTTCAATGCGGTCGGACAGGCTCTGACAGACCGGACAGCCGCGCAGCAGTACGCCATGCTGGTGCATTTCGCGGACGATGCGTGGCACAAAGGTTTCGGCAATGTCCTGGTGGATCAACAGGGTTTCCATGGCGTTGCAGACGCCGGGGCGCTGGACCTTGGCGTTGAGGCAGATGCGGCTGGCCATGTCGAAATCGGCGGCGGCGTCGACAAATGTGTGGCAGATGCCCTTGTAATGCTTGATGACCGGAATGCGGGAATGCTCGCTGACGAAACGGATCAGCCCTTCACCACCGCGCGGAATAATCAGATCAATCTGGTCCTCGCACTGCAGCAGGGCGGTGATGGCCTCACGATCGGTGGTTTCCACCACCTGCAGGGCGGCGGCAGGCAGGCCCATGTCGGTCAGCTGGCGGGAT
Protein-coding sequences here:
- a CDS encoding glutamate-5-semialdehyde dehydrogenase; the protein is MAPACQRELRAMSTPLTVEMHQLACRAKEAAVQLAGLSTTDKNLLLERMADALLQERETLQRENEKDLVNARAAGLSAAMIDRLLLSEERIAAMAAGLREVAALPDPVGEITGMWRRPNGIQVGRMRIPLGVIGIIFESRPNVTADAAGLCLKSGNAVILRGGSEAIHSNRAIGQLLSRQLTDMGLPAAALQVVETTDREAITALLQCEDQIDLIIPRGGEGLIRFVSEHSRIPVIKHYKGICHTFVDAAADFDMASRICLNAKVQRPGVCNAMETLLIHQDIAETFVPRIVREMHQHGVLLRGCPVCQSLSDRIEPASDADWDTEYLDLVLSLRVVENINEAINHIRRHGSLHTEVIVTNDYANAQHFVRAVNSSVIMVNASSRFSDGNQLGLGAEIGISTTKLHAFGPMGLEDLTTRKFIVFGDGQVRA